In Candidatus Nitrospira nitrificans, one genomic interval encodes:
- a CDS encoding non-ribosomal peptide synthetase: protein MGQAMSKRKDIESIHYLSPLQEGLLFHAVSDAAADPYFTQTGFVIDGELKLDPFEQAWQTVMERHPILRTGFVWDGVKQPMQVARLGVRIPLQILDWRALLGRQRDEALEVLLREDRRKPFDLLTPPMMRLTLIRIEDSRWYFINSHHHILLDGWSVALLLREVLTCYDALTHGRQPGLPPVRPYAEYLTWLRSRNLDTAENFWRTNLSGFSTPTALPLETPQCPASEELKSLPYAEQEVRLSKAEVETLTVAAKRRRLTLNTLAQGAWSVLLHRCTGDREVLFGATVSGRPAELPGSDVMVGLFINTLPVRVSIPSDAKLGDWLGSLQEQNSLLRQYEWTPLSRIRRWSGVPGGRPLFDSIVVFESYPEEESDTDQLGLRIAPMASQRQEAEYVLTAGRNNYPLSLMVEPAAEMRLILSYARERFAHEDITRLLGYYRTLLMAMAERPDVRLAELSPLNEAERDRLLTDWNRTMVLVDGTCVHERIERLARKRPEATAVVYEERSLTYGELDARADRLARYLQKCGVGPDARVGLCVERSLDLIVGLLGVLKAGGAYVALDPKLPKERLAYMLSDSGARVVLMQAASGDLFQDSDIRQVYLDRDWENISSGGDQPLRRDVRPENLAYVIYTSGSTGRPKGVAVEHRQVVNYVSGLLSRLPLEQATNFATVSTVAADLGNTSIFGSLCSGRALHVLSVERGFDPDAVAEYMAGHRIDVLKIVPSHLAGLLEAGRPEQVLPRRCLILGGEAAHGGLVERIRALAPGCEIINHYGPTETTIGALTHRIDQEADRQGPIPIGRPLANSQVFILDSDGQPTPVGVSGELYVGGDGLARGYLDRPDLTAERFVPNPFGERAGGRLYRTGDRARYRPDGAIEFHGRMDNQVKVRGFRIELGEIEAQLRADGRLKDAAVVVRAAADGAKQLAAYVVAPADLDPDSVRSSLAVHLPDYMIPSTVTVLEALPLTANGKIDRTALPDPEQAQTPQSTAYVAPRNEVETMLAQIWADVLHLDRVGIHDNFFTIGGDSIRSLQVVARAHKSGIKLTPKHLFEHPTVAETAAVAATALAESAPDFATQDFSLSGLDPAEIDRLFPDRSAVEDLYPLTPMQEGMLFHTLLNPGTGIYLMQQHYTWNGPLNLERLVEAWGRVIGRHPILRTAYIWKDLKRPLQVVQRRIDLAEAVHVLDWRGSSAAEQKDRLVHALEKELTDGFDMSRAPLMRIRLIRTGEESYHIVRSFHHILTDDWCFSILMMEVLSYYEAFLEGRSIDLPTPRPYRDYIAWLQRQDLGAAEVFWRKELEGFSAPTSLGVERLSAPRQEDVSEVGDEFGELSEPVTERLTALAQQQGLTLNTFLQGAWALLLSRYSGTHDVVMGVTVAGRPTELEGVESIVGLFINSLPLRVRIASDARLLEWLKGILADNYRVRQYEYPPLVQIQRWSEIPKGQALFKSLVVFENAPVDPRLGEQVGEVSLEFDHDRVHTNYPVTVVAYPGPRLGMRLSYDRRLFEPEAVRRMVGHLSHLLEAMATRPEARLCDLSLLSAEERAQLLVEWNRTAAERPEEKGFAELFEAQVRRTPDAVAAIDDERRITYHDLNRAANRVAHALRRRGVGPDGIVALLHTRGIDLLIMILGVLKAGGAYLPLDPHHPPARTAQILATSRPALLLTVRAHAALAEAAVAAAPESATQRMLLDFSVKETGPDDNPPRRGTSANLAYVIFTSGSTGVPKGAMVEERGMVNHLLSKIPALGLSGSDVIAQTASQCFDISVWQFLTGLLCGACTRILLDDLVRDPQRLLREIERSRITVWETVPSLLVSGLDGRVVPLSSLRWLLATGEAVTPELCRVWFSRYPSIPLMNAYGPAECSDDVAVHAVTKAPPDGATHVPIGRPIPHLRLYGLDGNGEPVPVDVAGELYIGGVGVGRGYLNDPVKTASVFVPDPFATEPGLRLYRSGDLVRFRSDGTLEFLGRRDHQVKVRGYRIELGEIEARLVQHSQVREAVVAVREDRPGNKRLIAYVVNESSVRDAAVIRSFTAETLPDYMVPAVVIFLDALPLTPNGKIDRKALPAPDDGEPLTQSGTPRTAVEEILAGIWAEILGVKQVGVHDNFFELGGHSLLATQVVSRIRTSFQIELPLRSLFEAPTVEGLSSVIVQARSGPDETPLVRPALDERHGPLALSFAQQRLWFLSRMEPEGWSYNLPFALRLSGALDVDALSHSFEQVIARHETLRTTFREVEGEPVQVIGSAGEFVLPLDDLNGLPDNRRDEAVREAASVEVRRPFRLDQDRPIRARLLRLAEREHVLLVTLHHIAADAWSMTLLAHEVAVFYQARVGQMADTTEALPSLPVQYADFARWQRQLLQGPVLNGHLAYWKQRLGVNPPILKLPTDRPRPAVQTFRGARHVFTVPAEHADRLRALSRKQGVTLFMTLLAAFNAFLFRTTGQEDILIGTDVANRNREESEGLVGFFVNLLPLRSDLGGNPTFLELLAQARRTALEAYAHQDLPFEKIVEALKLKRDLGGNPLVHALLVLQNVPPPSMELPGLEVGALEFESEVARFDLGLFMEDADEGLTGLWKYSTDLFDASTIALLSERFVTLLGSVAAGPETKLSAIEIQSRAEKESAMIESKQREESKFKRFKNIQPKAVSLAQRTLVERRYLESDQPLPLVLQPTVEDVDLAAWAQDNRQKVEQELLAHGAILFRGFPLKGAEDFEQVAQALCPTLFGEYGDLPREKAGRRLYGSTPYPADRSILFHNESSHLHRWPLKQSFFCVQAAQEGGETPIVDCRKMCERLRPELREKFQERALMYVRNFTPGFDVSWQDFFHTEDQAAVEETCRQHGVEWEWTSDGGMRTRQACPAIIKHPKTGDLVFFNQIQLHHISYLEPAVRNSLIEVLGIERVPRNVYFGDGSPIDDETAAEIGELYERTSVRFPWRNGDLLMLDNMLVAHARLPFVGPRKIVVAMGEMVNQRDVQMVNV from the coding sequence GTGGGGCAGGCAATGAGCAAACGAAAAGACATCGAATCGATCCACTATCTTTCTCCGCTTCAGGAAGGACTGCTCTTCCACGCCGTGTCCGACGCGGCCGCGGACCCATACTTCACGCAGACCGGCTTCGTCATCGACGGAGAGCTGAAGCTCGATCCGTTCGAGCAGGCCTGGCAAACGGTGATGGAGCGTCATCCGATCCTCCGCACCGGCTTCGTCTGGGACGGTGTCAAGCAGCCTATGCAGGTGGCGCGGCTCGGCGTGCGGATTCCGCTGCAGATCCTCGATTGGCGGGCCCTTCTCGGCAGGCAGCGGGACGAAGCCCTGGAGGTATTGTTGCGCGAGGATCGACGCAAGCCGTTCGATTTGCTGACACCGCCCATGATGCGCCTCACGCTGATCCGGATCGAGGACAGTCGCTGGTATTTCATCAATAGCCACCACCATATTCTGTTGGACGGTTGGAGCGTCGCGCTGTTGCTGCGCGAGGTGCTGACTTGTTACGACGCATTGACCCATGGGCGACAACCGGGGTTGCCGCCTGTCAGGCCCTATGCCGAGTATTTGACCTGGCTGAGGAGCCGAAACCTTGACACGGCCGAGAATTTCTGGCGGACGAACCTTTCAGGATTCTCGACGCCGACCGCGCTGCCGCTGGAAACGCCGCAATGCCCGGCGTCGGAAGAGCTGAAATCCCTCCCGTACGCGGAACAGGAAGTGCGGCTGTCGAAGGCGGAAGTCGAAACATTGACCGTCGCCGCCAAGCGTCGCCGACTCACATTGAATACCTTGGCGCAAGGAGCCTGGTCGGTCCTCTTGCATCGGTGCACCGGAGATCGGGAGGTGCTCTTCGGCGCGACGGTCTCCGGCCGGCCGGCGGAACTTCCCGGGTCGGACGTCATGGTCGGGCTGTTCATCAATACGCTGCCGGTTCGAGTCTCCATACCTTCCGACGCGAAGCTGGGAGACTGGCTCGGCTCGCTGCAGGAACAGAATAGCCTCCTGCGGCAATACGAATGGACGCCCCTGTCCCGAATCCGGCGCTGGAGCGGCGTGCCGGGCGGCCGGCCGTTGTTCGACAGCATCGTCGTCTTTGAAAGCTACCCTGAAGAGGAAAGCGACACGGATCAGCTCGGTTTGCGGATCGCTCCCATGGCGTCTCAGCGGCAGGAGGCCGAGTATGTCCTGACGGCCGGTCGCAACAACTATCCGCTGTCGTTGATGGTCGAGCCCGCCGCGGAAATGCGGCTGATTCTCTCTTATGCCCGCGAGCGGTTTGCACATGAAGACATCACACGTCTCCTCGGTTATTACCGTACGCTATTGATGGCGATGGCGGAACGGCCGGATGTTCGTTTGGCGGAACTGTCTCCGCTGAACGAGGCGGAGCGAGACCGGCTTCTGACGGACTGGAACCGAACCATGGTTCTCGTAGATGGAACATGTGTCCATGAACGAATCGAACGGCTGGCGCGCAAACGGCCGGAGGCAACCGCCGTGGTCTATGAGGAGCGATCCTTGACCTACGGAGAGCTGGACGCCCGGGCCGACCGGCTTGCGCGGTACTTGCAGAAATGCGGTGTCGGTCCGGACGCGCGGGTGGGCCTCTGTGTGGAGCGATCGCTTGATTTGATCGTCGGACTGCTCGGGGTCCTCAAGGCGGGCGGCGCATATGTGGCGCTCGACCCCAAGCTTCCCAAAGAACGGCTGGCGTACATGCTGTCGGACAGCGGCGCCCGTGTGGTCCTCATGCAGGCCGCGTCCGGCGACCTGTTCCAGGATTCGGATATACGGCAAGTCTATCTGGACCGTGATTGGGAGAACATCTCGTCAGGAGGCGATCAACCGTTGCGGCGGGACGTGCGACCGGAGAATTTGGCCTACGTCATCTATACCTCCGGCTCGACCGGCCGGCCGAAGGGCGTCGCTGTCGAGCATCGGCAGGTCGTCAACTATGTGTCCGGGCTCCTGTCCCGTCTTCCGCTCGAGCAGGCAACGAATTTCGCGACCGTCTCCACGGTGGCGGCGGATCTCGGCAACACCTCGATCTTCGGTTCACTCTGTTCCGGTCGCGCGCTTCACGTGCTGTCGGTCGAACGGGGGTTCGATCCCGATGCCGTCGCAGAGTACATGGCCGGCCACCGGATCGACGTGCTGAAAATCGTCCCGAGCCATCTGGCCGGCCTGCTGGAAGCGGGACGGCCGGAGCAGGTGCTCCCGCGGCGTTGTCTGATTCTCGGCGGCGAAGCGGCTCACGGCGGCCTTGTCGAACGGATCCGAGCGCTCGCGCCGGGCTGCGAGATTATCAATCACTACGGACCCACGGAAACGACGATCGGAGCGCTCACCCATCGAATCGACCAGGAAGCGGACCGGCAGGGACCTATTCCGATCGGACGGCCCTTGGCGAACAGCCAAGTCTTCATTCTGGATTCGGACGGTCAGCCGACGCCGGTTGGAGTTTCCGGGGAGTTGTATGTCGGCGGTGATGGGCTGGCGAGGGGATATCTCGACCGTCCGGACCTGACCGCGGAGCGGTTTGTGCCGAACCCATTCGGCGAGCGGGCCGGTGGGCGTCTATATCGGACCGGCGATCGGGCGCGGTATCGACCGGACGGCGCGATAGAATTTCACGGCCGTATGGACAATCAAGTGAAAGTCCGTGGATTCCGGATCGAATTGGGAGAAATCGAAGCGCAGCTGCGGGCCGACGGCCGGTTGAAGGATGCCGCGGTGGTCGTGCGCGCCGCGGCCGACGGCGCGAAGCAGCTTGCCGCCTATGTCGTGGCCCCGGCCGATCTTGATCCGGACTCTGTTCGGTCCAGCCTGGCGGTCCATTTGCCGGACTATATGATCCCCTCGACCGTGACCGTGTTGGAAGCGCTTCCCCTGACGGCCAACGGCAAGATTGATCGGACCGCTCTTCCGGACCCGGAACAGGCACAGACGCCGCAGAGCACCGCCTATGTCGCGCCGCGGAACGAAGTCGAAACGATGCTGGCGCAAATTTGGGCGGATGTTCTTCATCTGGATCGCGTGGGGATCCACGACAATTTCTTCACGATCGGCGGCGATTCGATCCGCAGCCTTCAGGTCGTCGCGCGCGCGCACAAGTCCGGCATCAAGCTGACGCCCAAGCATTTGTTCGAGCACCCGACGGTGGCGGAGACCGCCGCCGTCGCGGCGACTGCGCTCGCGGAATCAGCGCCCGATTTCGCGACACAGGATTTTTCTCTCAGCGGGCTCGACCCGGCGGAGATCGATCGGCTGTTTCCGGACCGGAGCGCGGTCGAGGATCTCTACCCGTTGACGCCGATGCAGGAAGGCATGCTGTTCCACACGTTGCTGAATCCAGGCACGGGCATCTATCTCATGCAGCAGCATTACACGTGGAACGGGCCCTTGAACCTGGAGCGGTTGGTCGAAGCGTGGGGACGGGTGATCGGCCGGCATCCGATTCTACGCACGGCCTACATTTGGAAGGATCTGAAGCGCCCGCTGCAGGTCGTGCAGCGGCGAATCGATCTCGCCGAAGCCGTGCACGTGCTTGACTGGCGAGGCAGTTCCGCCGCCGAGCAAAAAGATCGCCTCGTCCACGCGCTCGAGAAAGAATTGACCGACGGGTTCGACATGAGCCGCGCGCCGCTCATGCGGATCAGATTGATCCGCACGGGCGAGGAGTCCTATCACATTGTCAGAAGCTTCCACCATATCCTGACCGACGACTGGTGCTTCTCGATTCTGATGATGGAAGTGCTGTCCTACTATGAGGCGTTTCTGGAAGGCCGTTCGATCGACTTGCCGACGCCGCGCCCCTATCGCGACTACATCGCCTGGCTCCAGCGACAGGATCTCGGCGCAGCTGAAGTGTTTTGGCGCAAGGAGCTGGAGGGCTTCAGTGCTCCGACCTCCCTCGGCGTCGAGCGCCTGTCGGCGCCTCGCCAAGAGGACGTCTCCGAAGTGGGCGATGAGTTCGGTGAACTATCGGAACCTGTAACCGAGCGGCTGACCGCGCTTGCTCAGCAGCAGGGATTGACGCTGAACACGTTCTTGCAGGGCGCCTGGGCGCTGTTGCTCAGCCGATACAGCGGAACTCACGACGTGGTGATGGGCGTCACGGTCGCCGGACGACCGACGGAACTTGAAGGCGTGGAATCCATCGTGGGGCTGTTCATCAACAGTCTGCCGCTGCGGGTGCGAATCGCGTCGGATGCGCGACTGCTCGAATGGCTCAAGGGCATCCTGGCCGACAATTACCGCGTTCGGCAATACGAATATCCACCGCTCGTGCAGATCCAGCGGTGGAGCGAGATTCCCAAAGGGCAGGCGCTGTTCAAGAGCCTGGTCGTCTTTGAAAACGCGCCGGTGGATCCGCGACTGGGCGAGCAAGTCGGAGAGGTGAGCCTGGAGTTCGACCACGACCGCGTCCACACGAATTACCCGGTGACGGTGGTGGCATATCCCGGTCCTCGATTGGGCATGCGCCTGTCGTACGACCGGCGGTTGTTCGAGCCCGAGGCGGTGCGCCGGATGGTAGGACACCTCAGCCACCTGCTTGAAGCCATGGCGACGCGGCCGGAGGCTCGCCTCTGCGACCTGTCACTTCTGAGCGCTGAGGAACGGGCTCAATTGCTCGTCGAATGGAATAGGACGGCCGCAGAGCGGCCCGAGGAGAAAGGATTCGCCGAATTGTTCGAGGCTCAAGTGAGGCGGACTCCGGATGCGGTCGCGGCGATCGACGATGAGCGGAGGATCACCTATCACGATTTGAATCGGGCCGCCAATCGAGTCGCCCACGCCTTGCGCCGGCGCGGCGTCGGGCCGGACGGGATCGTGGCGCTGCTTCATACCCGTGGGATCGATTTGCTGATCATGATCCTCGGCGTCTTGAAAGCCGGCGGCGCCTACCTGCCGTTGGATCCCCATCATCCGCCTGCCCGGACGGCGCAGATTCTGGCAACCAGCCGCCCGGCGCTGCTGTTGACGGTCCGAGCGCACGCGGCCTTGGCCGAGGCCGCCGTTGCCGCGGCTCCTGAGTCCGCAACGCAACGTATGCTGCTGGATTTTTCGGTGAAGGAAACAGGTCCCGACGACAATCCGCCGCGCCGAGGCACCTCCGCGAATCTGGCCTATGTCATCTTCACCTCCGGTTCAACCGGTGTGCCGAAAGGCGCGATGGTGGAAGAGCGGGGGATGGTCAATCATCTCCTCAGCAAGATTCCCGCATTGGGCCTGTCCGGATCGGACGTGATCGCCCAGACCGCGTCGCAGTGTTTCGATATCTCGGTCTGGCAGTTCTTGACCGGGTTGCTCTGCGGCGCATGCACGAGGATCCTGCTCGACGATCTCGTGCGCGATCCGCAGCGGCTTCTCCGCGAAATCGAGCGGTCGAGAATCACGGTATGGGAGACGGTGCCGTCGCTCCTTGTTTCCGGTCTCGATGGGAGGGTCGTGCCGTTGTCTTCTTTACGATGGCTGCTGGCGACGGGGGAAGCGGTGACTCCTGAGCTCTGCCGAGTTTGGTTCAGCCGCTATCCGTCGATCCCTCTGATGAACGCCTACGGACCGGCGGAGTGCTCGGACGATGTTGCCGTACATGCGGTCACAAAGGCGCCTCCCGATGGAGCGACTCACGTGCCGATCGGCCGACCGATTCCTCATCTCCGGCTCTATGGGTTGGACGGAAACGGAGAGCCGGTCCCCGTCGACGTAGCGGGAGAGCTCTATATCGGAGGGGTGGGCGTCGGACGAGGCTATCTCAACGATCCCGTGAAGACCGCCTCCGTCTTCGTGCCGGATCCGTTCGCAACCGAACCCGGCCTTCGTCTCTACCGCAGCGGCGACTTGGTGCGGTTTCGCTCGGACGGAACGCTGGAGTTTTTGGGGCGGCGAGATCATCAGGTCAAAGTCCGTGGTTACCGTATCGAGTTGGGGGAAATCGAAGCGCGACTGGTTCAGCATTCACAGGTGCGGGAAGCCGTCGTGGCGGTCAGGGAAGATCGGCCGGGAAACAAGCGATTGATTGCCTACGTCGTAAATGAAAGTTCCGTGCGCGACGCCGCAGTCATCCGATCGTTCACGGCCGAGACGCTGCCGGACTACATGGTCCCCGCGGTGGTGATCTTCCTCGACGCGCTTCCGCTGACGCCGAATGGGAAGATCGATCGAAAGGCACTGCCGGCGCCGGACGACGGTGAGCCGTTGACGCAGAGCGGGACACCCCGCACCGCGGTTGAAGAAATCCTCGCCGGGATCTGGGCCGAGATTCTCGGGGTCAAACAGGTCGGCGTTCACGACAACTTCTTCGAGCTGGGCGGCCATTCGCTCCTGGCAACGCAGGTCGTTTCCAGGATCCGGACCTCGTTCCAGATCGAGCTGCCGCTTCGAAGCCTTTTCGAAGCCCCGACGGTCGAGGGGTTGAGCTCCGTTATCGTGCAGGCTCGCTCCGGCCCGGACGAGACGCCGCTGGTGCGGCCGGCGCTGGACGAGCGACATGGACCGCTCGCGCTGTCGTTCGCCCAGCAACGGTTGTGGTTCCTCTCGCGGATGGAGCCGGAAGGCTGGTCGTACAATCTACCGTTTGCCTTACGCCTGTCCGGCGCGCTCGATGTCGATGCCTTGTCGCACAGTTTCGAGCAGGTGATTGCCAGACACGAAACGCTGAGGACGACGTTTCGCGAGGTCGAAGGCGAACCAGTGCAAGTCATCGGTTCGGCGGGTGAGTTCGTTTTGCCGCTGGATGATCTGAACGGACTGCCTGACAATCGACGGGATGAGGCAGTACGGGAGGCCGCCTCGGTGGAGGTTCGACGGCCGTTCCGGTTGGATCAGGATCGGCCCATTCGCGCCAGGTTGCTGCGTCTGGCCGAGCGGGAACATGTCCTGCTCGTCACGCTCCATCATATCGCCGCCGACGCCTGGTCGATGACACTGTTGGCCCATGAGGTCGCGGTCTTCTATCAGGCCAGGGTCGGGCAGATGGCCGACACCACCGAGGCACTGCCGTCGTTGCCGGTGCAGTATGCGGATTTCGCCCGCTGGCAGCGACAGCTGCTGCAAGGACCGGTGTTGAATGGGCATCTGGCCTATTGGAAACAACGGTTGGGCGTCAACCCGCCGATCTTGAAACTGCCGACGGATCGGCCGCGTCCCGCCGTGCAGACCTTCCGCGGAGCCCGTCACGTCTTCACGGTCCCCGCGGAGCACGCCGATCGGTTGCGCGCGCTGAGCCGCAAACAGGGCGTGACCCTCTTTATGACACTTCTGGCGGCGTTCAACGCGTTCTTGTTCCGCACGACCGGGCAGGAAGACATCTTGATCGGCACCGACGTGGCCAACCGTAATCGTGAGGAAAGCGAGGGCCTGGTGGGATTTTTCGTCAATCTGCTGCCGCTTCGCAGCGATCTCGGCGGCAATCCCACATTCCTGGAGCTGCTGGCCCAGGCGCGACGGACGGCCTTGGAGGCGTACGCGCATCAGGACCTGCCGTTCGAAAAGATCGTGGAAGCGCTGAAACTCAAGCGCGATCTGGGAGGCAACCCGCTGGTCCACGCGCTTCTGGTGCTGCAAAACGTGCCGCCGCCGTCCATGGAATTGCCGGGGCTGGAAGTCGGCGCGCTCGAGTTCGAAAGCGAGGTCGCGCGGTTCGACTTGGGGTTGTTCATGGAGGATGCCGATGAGGGCCTGACCGGCCTGTGGAAATACAGCACGGATCTCTTCGATGCCTCCACGATCGCCCTTCTCTCGGAGCGGTTCGTGACGCTGCTGGGAAGCGTTGCCGCCGGCCCCGAGACCAAGCTGTCCGCGATCGAGATCCAGTCTCGTGCAGAAAAGGAGTCCGCCATGATCGAATCCAAGCAACGTGAGGAGAGCAAGTTCAAGCGGTTCAAGAACATTCAGCCGAAGGCGGTGTCTCTCGCTCAACGGACGCTGGTCGAGCGGCGGTATCTCGAGTCGGATCAGCCGTTGCCGTTGGTCCTGCAGCCGACGGTCGAGGACGTGGATCTGGCCGCCTGGGCGCAGGACAACAGGCAGAAAGTCGAACAAGAATTACTCGCGCACGGAGCCATCCTGTTTCGCGGGTTCCCGCTCAAGGGGGCTGAGGATTTCGAGCAGGTCGCTCAAGCGCTATGCCCCACGTTGTTCGGCGAATACGGGGATCTGCCGCGGGAGAAAGCAGGGCGCCGCCTGTACGGATCCACACCCTATCCGGCCGACAGGTCCATTCTCTTTCACAACGAAAGCTCACATCTGCATCGCTGGCCGTTGAAACAATCATTTTTCTGCGTGCAGGCGGCGCAGGAGGGCGGGGAGACGCCCATCGTGGATTGCCGGAAGATGTGTGAGCGCCTGCGGCCGGAGTTGCGCGAGAAATTTCAGGAGCGGGCATTGATGTATGTGAGGAATTTCACGCCGGGGTTCGACGTAAGCTGGCAGGACTTCTTTCACACCGAAGACCAGGCCGCCGTCGAAGAGACGTGCCGGCAGCACGGTGTCGAATGGGAATGGACGTCGGACGGAGGGATGCGGACCAGACAGGCTTGTCCGGCGATCATCAAGCACCCTAAAACCGGCGACTTGGTGTTCTTCAACCAGATCCAACTCCATCACATCTCCTATCTGGAACCGGCGGTTCGGAACTCGCTGATCGAGGTGCTGGGCATCGAACGGGTGCCGCGCAACGTGTACTTCGGCGACGGCTCTCCGATCGACGACGAGACGGCGGCGGAAATCGGCGAGCTCTACGAGCGGACATCGGTGCGGTTCCCTTGGCGGAACGGAGACCTGCTCATGCTCGACAACATGCTGGTGGCCCACGCCCGTTTGCCGTTCGTCGGCCCGCGGAAGATCGTCGTGGCCATGGGAGAGATGGTCAATCAGCGAGACGTGCAAATGGTGAACGTCTAG
- a CDS encoding amino acid adenylation domain-containing protein, with translation MEGVQSSVKQDFNPDRSWHAAEATYVIYTSGSTGAPKGAIIEHRGMLNHLWGKVTTLCLTADDVIAQTASQCFDISIWQFLAPLLCGGQVCIVPDEIAHDPARLLRHVEATGVTVLETVPALLQSMLDMAADRKADDPELKRLRMILPTGEALPGQLCRRWLARYPSIPLVNAYGPAECADDVALHQISESPDPQVASMPVGRPVPNLELYVLSPSLQPLPIGVTGELCVAGVGVGRGYLRNPAKTADVFVPHPFSKEPGARLYRTGDMAYYLPNGVIQFLGRMDHQVKVRGFRIELGEIELQLLEHPDVHEAVVVVKEDAGGDKRLVAYASGRVSGGALREFLHERLPDYMVPSGIIVLESLPRNTNGKVDRRSLPEPTGRDPQQTFVAPRTDMEATLALEWGKVLGLPQVGIHDNFFDLGGHSLTAVQLVSRIQMMGRNPIALLDLFQAPTIASLADRISGQAERASSPFVVLQAGREGVPLFCFDPTGTHVSAYQSLAHALGNDRPVYGLALSWIFSEPWNVLSMDLIAARYAAIIRERQPDGPYHLLGWSNGGAIALVVGRMLERQGQSVAFVGILDTQPLTASESTASADDELNQYIQGDRKEAFMALPESERQALKDTLEGLCEEDRVDYAIRWVQDRKLLSREESDASVSALKVAYALDRETGRVLRDAMQDPLHAPIHAWWTSATLDKHGKAPVDWALYTRGTAEIGTILGEHTDAVRSIQVHQRINEILAIKTIRDGWKESHAIQP, from the coding sequence ATGGAGGGGGTTCAATCGTCGGTGAAGCAGGACTTCAATCCCGACCGGTCTTGGCATGCGGCGGAAGCCACCTATGTGATCTATACGTCCGGCTCCACCGGGGCGCCCAAGGGAGCGATCATCGAACATCGCGGGATGCTCAATCACCTGTGGGGAAAAGTGACGACGCTTTGTCTGACCGCAGACGACGTGATCGCGCAGACCGCGTCCCAGTGTTTCGACATTTCCATCTGGCAGTTTCTAGCTCCGCTCTTATGCGGTGGCCAAGTCTGCATCGTTCCCGACGAAATTGCTCACGATCCAGCCAGGCTGCTGCGTCATGTAGAGGCGACCGGCGTGACAGTCTTAGAGACCGTGCCTGCGCTATTGCAGAGCATGCTCGATATGGCAGCCGACAGGAAGGCGGATGACCCGGAGCTCAAACGACTGCGGATGATTCTGCCGACGGGAGAAGCGCTGCCTGGTCAGCTGTGCCGACGCTGGCTTGCCCGCTATCCGTCGATTCCGCTGGTCAATGCCTATGGGCCGGCGGAATGCGCGGACGACGTGGCTCTACACCAGATCAGCGAAAGCCCCGACCCGCAAGTTGCCTCGATGCCGGTCGGCAGGCCGGTACCCAACCTCGAGCTGTATGTGCTGTCACCGTCTCTCCAACCGCTGCCGATCGGAGTGACGGGAGAGTTGTGCGTGGCCGGAGTCGGAGTCGGGCGGGGCTACTTGCGAAATCCGGCCAAGACGGCCGACGTATTCGTGCCCCATCCATTCTCGAAAGAGCCAGGCGCTCGTCTGTATCGGACCGGCGACATGGCCTACTACTTGCCGAACGGCGTCATCCAGTTTCTCGGGCGGATGGATCATCAGGTCAAGGTGCGGGGTTTCAGGATTGAGCTAGGAGAAATCGAGTTGCAGCTCCTCGAGCATCCGGACGTGCACGAGGCTGTCGTCGTGGTCAAAGAAGATGCCGGAGGCGATAAACGGCTCGTGGCCTATGCGTCAGGCCGCGTTTCCGGTGGTGCGCTTCGGGAGTTCCTGCACGAACGATTGCCCGACTATATGGTGCCGTCCGGCATCATCGTGCTGGAGTCGTTGCCACGCAACACCAACGGCAAGGTCGATCGCCGTTCATTGCCCGAACCGACAGGCCGTGATCCGCAACAGACGTTCGTGGCGCCACGTACGGATATGGAAGCAACACTTGCGCTCGAGTGGGGAAAGGTGCTCGGCCTGCCGCAAGTGGGAATTCACGATAACTTTTTTGATCTCGGCGGCCACTCCCTGACGGCGGTACAGCTCGTGTCCCGCATTCAGATGATGGGCAGGAATCCGATCGCATTGCTCGATCTCTTCCAGGCGCCCACGATCGCGAGCTTGGCGGACCGGATCTCCGGTCAAGCCGAGAGGGCGTCCTCTCCATTCGTCGTGCTTCAGGCCGGACGCGAGGGCGTGCCGCTCTTTTGTTTCGATCCGACCGGAACGCACGTTTCGGCCTATCAATCACTCGCCCATGCGTTGGGCAATGATCGACCCGTCTACGGATTGGCCTTGAGCTGGATTTTCTCCGAACCGTGGAATGTCCTGTCGATGGACTTGATCGCCGCACGCTACGCCGCAATCATTCGCGAGCGGCAGCCGGATGGGCCGTATCATCTGCTCGGATGGTCCAATGGAGGAGCGATCGCCTTGGTCGTGGGCCGCATGCTGGAGCGGCAGGGGCAGTCAGTCGCGTTTGTAGGCATTCTGGATACACAACCCCTGACGGCATCGGAATCGACAGCGTCGGCCGATGATGAACTGAACCAGTATATACAAGGCGACCGCAAGGAGGCTTTCATGGCCTTGCCCGAGTCAGAGCGGCAGGCACTGAAAGACACACTGGAAGGGTTGTGCGAGGAAGACCGAGTGGACTATGCGATCCGATGGGTTCAGGATCGCAAGCTGCTGTCCCGCGAAGAATCCGATGCATCCGTCTCCGCGCTCAAAGTCGCCTATGCCTTGGACCGCGAGACGGGGAGAGTTCTCCGCGATGCGATGCAGGACCCTCTGCACGCGCCGATCCATGCCTGGTGGACCAGCGCGACGCTCGACAAGCACGGAAAAGCTCCGGTCGATTGGGCGTTATATACAAGGGGAACCGCGGAGATCGGAACCATTCTCGGTGAACATACGGATGCGGTGCGGAGCATTCAGGTTCATCAACGCATCAATGAAATACTGGCAATAAAAACGATCCGTGATGGATGGAAGGAGTCGCATGCAATACAACCCTGA